In Candidatus Neomarinimicrobiota bacterium, the following are encoded in one genomic region:
- a CDS encoding beta-ketoacyl-ACP synthase III: MSLPPHRTAKITALGSYLPERILTNYDLEKMVDTTDEWIRSRTGIAERHLVGEGEATSHMATRAAQEILHNRQLDPKEIDCIIVATVTPDMFFPATACLVQNNLGASRAWGFDLSAACSGFLFALDAGARMIESGHYTKVLVIGADTMSSIVDYTDRATCVLFGDGAGAVLLEPCEAGDEGILDTILRCDGSGAGYLYMEGGGSLCPPTAESVASKKHFLYQDGRAVYKYAVKLMTDVTVEIAERNGLANKDIQLFIPHQANKRIVDASADRLGLSEDQVLSNIDRYANTTAATIPLGMVDAVAEGRLKPGDNVILAAFGAGFTWGGIYLRWSEVV, translated from the coding sequence ATGTCATTACCTCCGCATAGAACCGCAAAAATCACCGCCCTCGGCAGCTACCTGCCCGAGCGAATTCTGACCAATTACGACCTCGAAAAGATGGTGGATACCACCGACGAGTGGATTCGTAGCCGAACCGGCATCGCAGAACGGCACCTCGTGGGTGAGGGCGAGGCCACCTCTCACATGGCCACCAGAGCCGCCCAGGAAATCCTTCACAACCGGCAGCTTGATCCCAAGGAAATTGACTGCATCATTGTCGCGACGGTCACTCCGGACATGTTTTTCCCTGCCACCGCCTGTCTGGTACAGAACAACCTGGGTGCCAGTCGGGCCTGGGGCTTTGACCTCTCAGCGGCCTGCTCCGGCTTTCTATTCGCGCTGGATGCCGGAGCCCGAATGATCGAATCAGGACACTACACTAAGGTGCTGGTTATTGGTGCCGACACCATGAGCTCCATTGTTGACTATACCGACCGGGCTACGTGCGTTCTGTTTGGCGACGGCGCAGGTGCCGTCCTCCTGGAGCCATGTGAAGCCGGAGACGAAGGCATTCTGGATACAATCCTGCGATGCGATGGCTCGGGTGCCGGGTACCTGTATATGGAAGGCGGCGGCAGTCTCTGCCCACCGACAGCAGAATCCGTCGCTAGCAAAAAACATTTTCTCTATCAGGATGGCCGGGCGGTGTACAAGTACGCCGTTAAATTGATGACAGACGTCACCGTAGAGATAGCCGAACGCAACGGCCTTGCCAATAAAGACATCCAGCTGTTTATCCCCCACCAGGCCAATAAACGCATCGTTGACGCCAGTGCTGACCGACTGGGACTGAGCGAGGATCAGGTCCTCTCCAACATTGACCGCTACGCCAACACCACCGCGGCTACGATTCCCCTGGGTATGGTCGATGCTGTCGCAGAGGGTCGACTCAAACCTGGAGATAATGTAATTCTCGCGGCCTTTGGCGCGGGTTTCACCTGGGGCGGAATCTACCTGCGCTGGAGCGAGGTCGTCTGA
- a CDS encoding DUF177 domain-containing protein produces the protein MKIFRGDLHRFEGPQLFQVTLLDIDIHNLGNPETPVEVELVAYQEGEDYLLNGVVRSDLTLTCDRCLGPASYSVEGKFDVRLVSEIRPDLDADEDDILVWPLHQQELDLSGVIAQTVYLEIPQKVLCREDCRGLCPSCGADLNRQPCGCVTEEIDERWSPLLAIKQKLKK, from the coding sequence ATGAAAATTTTCCGAGGCGACCTTCATCGTTTCGAAGGACCCCAGCTTTTTCAAGTAACTCTTTTGGACATTGATATCCACAATCTGGGGAACCCCGAGACTCCTGTTGAAGTAGAGCTGGTCGCTTATCAGGAAGGAGAAGACTATTTACTCAACGGAGTAGTTCGATCTGATCTGACCCTAACTTGTGACCGCTGTCTCGGTCCGGCATCCTATTCAGTTGAAGGCAAGTTTGATGTCCGGTTGGTTTCGGAGATACGTCCTGATCTGGATGCCGACGAGGATGATATCCTGGTTTGGCCACTCCATCAGCAGGAGTTGGATTTGTCAGGGGTGATCGCCCAAACGGTCTATCTCGAGATCCCCCAGAAGGTGTTATGTCGGGAAGATTGCAGGGGGCTGTGCCCTTCCTGTGGTGCCGATTTGAATCGACAGCCTTGCGGGTGCGTGACCGAAGAGATAGATGAACGTTGGTCACCACTCCTGGCCATCAAACAAAAGTTGAAGAAATGA
- the fabG gene encoding 3-oxoacyl-[acyl-carrier-protein] reductase, with the protein MFQLQDKVAVVTGASRGIGRAISLALAEAGAAVALLSRSVDALQEVRREITTHGGQASIHPCDIRDAETVAKVFKEIVDQYGLLHILVNNAGVTKDSLILRMSGDDWQVPIATNLTGAFNCIKAAVRPMIKQRFGRIINITSVVGITGNAGQANYAASKAGLIGLTKSTAKELASRGITVNAIAPGYITTDITANLSKDIKKNLTEYIPLGRLGKPEDVAPAVVFLASDEAGYITGQTLLVDGGMVI; encoded by the coding sequence ATGTTCCAACTGCAGGATAAGGTAGCTGTTGTAACCGGCGCCTCCCGCGGCATTGGTCGGGCCATCAGTCTGGCCCTTGCAGAGGCTGGCGCGGCTGTAGCGCTCCTCAGCCGCTCAGTAGACGCCCTTCAGGAAGTGCGCCGGGAAATCACCACCCATGGAGGCCAGGCCAGTATCCACCCCTGTGATATCCGGGACGCGGAAACAGTCGCTAAGGTTTTCAAAGAGATTGTCGACCAATATGGTTTGCTCCACATCCTGGTAAACAATGCCGGTGTGACCAAAGACAGCCTCATCTTGCGTATGAGTGGTGACGATTGGCAGGTTCCGATAGCCACAAACCTCACCGGGGCTTTCAACTGCATCAAAGCCGCCGTGCGGCCCATGATCAAACAGCGGTTCGGCCGAATCATCAACATAACATCGGTGGTGGGCATCACCGGTAACGCTGGCCAGGCTAACTACGCCGCTTCCAAGGCGGGATTGATCGGCCTGACCAAGTCAACGGCTAAGGAACTGGCCTCCCGCGGAATCACCGTCAACGCCATCGCACCGGGTTACATCACCACCGATATAACCGCCAATCTCTCTAAGGACATCAAGAAAAATTTGACCGAGTACATCCCCCTCGGTCGGTTAGGCAAGCCCGAAGATGTAGCTCCGGCTGTGGTCTTTCTGGCCAGTGATGAGGCCGGATACATCACCGGACAAACCTTGCTCGTTGATGGTGGGATGGTAATCTAA
- the acpP gene encoding acyl carrier protein, producing MSNTLEKISEVIADKLGVEPAKITPNAKFIDDLGADSLDTVELIMQLEDEFNLEIPDEEAEKLTTVGAVVEYIDSHSQ from the coding sequence ATGTCAAATACTTTGGAGAAGATTTCCGAGGTTATCGCCGACAAACTGGGAGTGGAGCCGGCTAAAATCACCCCCAACGCCAAATTCATCGATGATCTGGGCGCCGACTCCCTGGATACCGTGGAACTCATCATGCAGTTGGAAGATGAGTTCAATCTCGAAATCCCTGATGAAGAGGCCGAAAAACTCACCACCGTCGGCGCCGTTGTCGAATATATCGATAGCCACTCCCAGTAG
- the fabD gene encoding ACP S-malonyltransferase: protein MAVFLFPGQGSQQVGMGRDLYDNYPQVQELYDTAVTVLGFDLRRVSFEGPEEQLRETQITQPALFVHSMAVDLLLKKWGTYPEATAGHSLGEYSAIVSAGAMDFADALQVVKVRGEEMSRAGEKAPGAMAALMGATEEQVQEICERASSAGVLVPANLNSPAQVVLSGNRKAIDKAVEVARAMGLHRIIKLKVSGAFHSPLMTPARPALEAVLARVQVRDARVPVYQNVSARAVQAAKEIKTNLLLQLESPVRWEATIRQLWTDGFIEFYEVGAGKILQGLNRRIVPESLTLSLNSAEDISQIHVPTAG from the coding sequence GTGGCGGTTTTTCTTTTCCCGGGCCAGGGCAGCCAGCAAGTAGGTATGGGACGCGACCTATACGACAATTATCCCCAGGTCCAGGAACTATACGACACAGCTGTGACTGTCCTGGGCTTTGACCTCCGTCGGGTCTCTTTTGAGGGTCCCGAGGAGCAGCTGCGCGAGACCCAGATCACTCAACCGGCCCTGTTCGTACATAGCATGGCAGTAGATTTGCTCCTGAAAAAATGGGGGACATATCCGGAAGCTACCGCCGGTCACAGCCTGGGAGAGTATTCAGCTATAGTGTCAGCGGGAGCCATGGACTTTGCCGATGCCCTGCAGGTGGTCAAGGTACGGGGGGAGGAGATGTCTCGGGCTGGGGAGAAGGCCCCCGGGGCCATGGCGGCACTCATGGGTGCCACCGAAGAACAGGTCCAGGAAATTTGTGAGCGCGCTAGTTCCGCTGGCGTACTCGTACCGGCTAATCTAAATAGTCCCGCTCAGGTGGTCCTTTCCGGCAACCGGAAAGCGATAGATAAGGCGGTTGAAGTGGCTCGGGCAATGGGCCTGCATCGGATCATCAAACTCAAGGTCTCGGGGGCATTCCACTCCCCCCTCATGACCCCGGCCCGGCCGGCCCTGGAAGCGGTTTTGGCGCGGGTGCAGGTTCGCGATGCACGAGTGCCTGTGTATCAAAATGTCTCCGCCAGAGCAGTCCAGGCCGCCAAAGAGATCAAAACGAACCTGCTGCTCCAGCTGGAGAGCCCCGTGCGCTGGGAAGCGACGATCCGTCAGCTGTGGACCGACGGTTTTATTGAATTTTATGAAGTAGGGGCTGGAAAAATCTTGCAAGGATTAAATCGCAGAATCGTACCTGAATCATTAACATTAAGCTTAAACTCAGCCGAAGATATTTCGCAGATCCATGTTCCAACTGCAGGATAA
- the rpmF gene encoding 50S ribosomal protein L32 — MAHPKRKQSHSRSAKRRTHWKLTAPQVATCPQCGQPKLPHRACANCGYYRGRPLISTKQS; from the coding sequence ATGGCTCATCCGAAGCGTAAACAATCGCACAGCCGCTCCGCGAAGCGGCGCACGCACTGGAAACTGACCGCCCCTCAGGTCGCAACCTGTCCTCAATGCGGGCAACCAAAATTACCACACCGTGCATGCGCCAACTGTGGCTACTACCGGGGGCGACCGCTGATTTCAACCAAACAGTCCTAG